In a genomic window of Novosphingobium sp. KA1:
- a CDS encoding LysR family transcriptional regulator, with protein sequence MDLEDLRSFAMVVRHGGFSAAERVTGDARGKLSKRVAKLERDLGARLLERSTRSVRVTDVGLEVYRQCEIIEEGLAATRAVAQRSREDVSGLLRIACPPGLSRFLGAEGLASFLTRYPQVRVDMHLTSRRVDIIGEGYDIALRVELEKETDLSLTMRQLGRGQRILVASPRFLADLTAPVSINMLAKMPTLSVGEHAEQHRWELVDDEGEQRRILHHPRLCSNDSSIVRDAALEGLGVALLHERACRQDVAAGRLERVLPQWHTAAAVLHMVFATRLGMSAALRAFIDHYADQPFFTLEAPPLATR encoded by the coding sequence ATGGATCTCGAGGACTTGCGCAGCTTCGCGATGGTGGTCCGTCACGGTGGATTTTCGGCGGCGGAGCGCGTCACCGGCGACGCGCGCGGCAAGCTGTCGAAACGGGTGGCGAAGCTGGAACGCGATCTTGGCGCACGCCTGCTCGAACGCTCCACCCGCAGCGTGCGCGTCACCGATGTCGGGCTCGAAGTCTACCGCCAGTGCGAGATCATCGAGGAAGGGCTCGCCGCCACGCGCGCAGTGGCCCAGCGCTCGCGCGAGGATGTCAGCGGGCTACTGCGCATCGCCTGCCCGCCCGGACTGTCCCGCTTCCTCGGGGCCGAGGGCCTGGCCTCGTTCCTCACCCGCTATCCGCAAGTGCGGGTCGACATGCACCTCACCAGCCGCCGGGTGGACATCATCGGCGAAGGCTATGACATCGCCTTGCGGGTCGAACTGGAAAAGGAAACCGACCTGTCGCTGACGATGCGCCAGCTAGGCCGCGGCCAGCGCATCCTGGTGGCAAGCCCGCGCTTCCTCGCCGATCTCACCGCACCGGTCTCGATCAACATGCTGGCAAAGATGCCCACCCTCTCCGTCGGCGAACATGCCGAGCAGCACCGCTGGGAGCTGGTCGACGACGAGGGCGAGCAGCGGCGCATCCTCCATCATCCGCGCCTTTGCAGCAACGATTCCAGCATCGTGCGTGACGCCGCGCTCGAAGGCCTTGGCGTCGCCCTGCTGCACGAACGCGCCTGCCGGCAGGACGTTGCTGCCGGCCGCCTCGAACGGGTCCTGCCGCAATGGCACACTGCCGCCGCCGTGCTGCACATGGTCTTCGCCACGCGCCTCGGCATGTCGGCGGCGCTGCGCGCCTTCATCGACCATTATGCCGATCAGCCGTTCTTCACGCTGGAAGCCCCGCCGCTCGCAACCCGTTGA
- a CDS encoding SbcC/MukB-like Walker B domain-containing protein, which translates to MIKLSRINLINWYTFERLSIDLRGSTSLIGPNGAGKSSILDAIQVVLTGNNRNYFQLNASANVTAGQTRKVGENRSVFDYCLGRVAGETLRSNCISYVSLVFEREHDGKCWTVGIGMSAVDGEQNEEVLGAFIAPDQSLRDSDFLEDVDGAPYVLPWGELTARLRKVPGFENLGHRPTHFTRRVLTVLGGKGHHADPEKFLKTLKNGLRIREMKSATEFVREFLLDPAGLDVEALRKSVSTWRGLLKKIEDLEVQKQQVGEAIAAYRELADKTSEETRLRWVAGKAERDRLEEHLRLVTIQHESKLEEQALADRRLTRTREAIARVTEEIREISRALENDTREQAIREFRDLNLPIAQRAHAEADKDYQAYFAAIGGAAGLADRLVLTYGEGEYLRAKEALEALRSRVAGEAGLAARDIDQIVTRLVDPLARYVAKAQDAREGHLRTGATLRGQLRENREQLQTLARGGALVEGPTARLIDYLEAHGIAARPIAELVEVTNERWVDAAETLLGAARDALVVEPRQAQEAIALLRRQRRDYPGTQIVNTTKTGEGTQSATAGSLADVIETDNPHARAFINRRLNTVRRVETEQDLLRHDRAVTPDCLFASGGSIENRRPAQVHRLGKEASRKNIPVLEELVAGQERSLASSEAQAGALKALVEDIQRFLDVAGSRSLDDLERARQSTAESVAQIRDNIRTLEGERPVEIRERLVGLRADLAEYEEELKNDEKAQRVSGHLVGSAAEKLAVARDEFAKAEAMFAERDVLAAAEREAALRDFDFLLAEHGKVLPALRNAAQDQAAKARTRVNQLLGQAPQKAYAYAHDAGIAGQFDREAGPEAQLAWLEGQQASIVNNTLSEYRDQAQEARTSIETSLKTDMLVKLHDRIEGAKRQIRTLNRSLQLRPFHGELYRIEVKPDRFYAEIVEIARRVQLNSIDVGALFEEGGATSALEPSLMKGVERIKRMIDEGENVEQISDYRNYLQFELVTTTLDGQRVTSDYAKRQGSGSGGEKQVPFYIAMACAMSSVCHSTEDNRDNLGLGIILFDEAFNALDGGNVNSCLALLREFNLQVFACAPIEKLGVFMEQMDTVLSVRRVGTTTMLYADYLKDEGRTKFREANPANEPFDLFKQRFEEDRAETGDVRNAEPQVVT; encoded by the coding sequence ATGATCAAGCTCAGCCGCATCAACCTGATCAACTGGTACACCTTCGAACGCCTGTCGATCGACCTGAGGGGCAGCACCTCGCTGATCGGCCCCAACGGCGCGGGCAAGTCGTCGATCCTCGACGCGATCCAGGTCGTGCTGACCGGCAACAACCGCAACTACTTCCAGCTCAACGCCAGCGCCAATGTCACGGCCGGGCAGACGCGCAAGGTGGGCGAGAACCGCTCGGTCTTCGACTACTGCCTGGGCCGCGTGGCGGGCGAGACGCTGCGCTCCAACTGCATCAGCTACGTCTCGCTGGTGTTCGAGCGCGAGCACGACGGCAAGTGCTGGACCGTGGGCATCGGCATGAGCGCGGTCGATGGCGAGCAGAACGAGGAAGTGCTCGGCGCCTTCATCGCCCCCGACCAGTCGCTGCGCGACAGCGACTTTCTGGAGGACGTGGACGGTGCGCCCTACGTCCTGCCCTGGGGCGAACTAACGGCGCGGCTGCGCAAGGTTCCCGGCTTCGAGAACCTTGGCCACCGGCCCACCCACTTCACCCGCCGTGTGCTCACGGTACTGGGCGGCAAGGGGCATCACGCGGACCCGGAAAAGTTCCTCAAGACGCTGAAGAACGGCTTGCGCATCCGCGAGATGAAGTCGGCCACCGAATTCGTGCGCGAATTCCTGCTCGATCCCGCCGGGCTCGATGTGGAGGCGCTGCGCAAGTCGGTCTCGACGTGGCGCGGGCTGCTCAAGAAGATCGAGGACCTCGAAGTCCAGAAGCAGCAGGTCGGCGAGGCGATTGCCGCCTACCGTGAATTGGCCGACAAGACTTCCGAGGAAACCCGGCTGCGCTGGGTGGCCGGCAAGGCCGAGCGTGACCGGCTGGAAGAGCACTTGCGCCTCGTCACTATCCAGCACGAGAGCAAGCTGGAGGAACAGGCGCTGGCCGACCGCCGCCTGACCCGCACGCGCGAGGCCATTGCCCGTGTGACCGAGGAAATCCGCGAGATCTCGCGCGCGCTGGAAAACGACACGCGCGAACAGGCGATCCGCGAGTTCCGCGACCTCAACCTGCCCATCGCCCAGCGCGCCCATGCCGAGGCGGACAAGGACTATCAGGCCTATTTCGCCGCCATCGGCGGCGCGGCGGGCCTCGCCGACCGGCTGGTGCTGACGTACGGCGAGGGCGAATATCTGCGCGCGAAGGAAGCGCTGGAGGCGCTGCGCAGCCGGGTTGCGGGCGAGGCCGGGCTTGCCGCGCGCGATATCGACCAGATCGTTACCCGCCTTGTCGATCCGCTGGCGCGCTATGTGGCCAAAGCGCAGGACGCGCGCGAGGGCCATCTCCGGACCGGCGCCACGCTGCGCGGCCAGCTCCGCGAGAACCGCGAGCAGTTGCAGACCCTCGCCCGCGGGGGTGCGCTGGTCGAGGGCCCCACGGCGCGGCTGATCGACTATCTTGAAGCGCACGGCATTGCCGCAAGGCCGATTGCCGAACTGGTTGAGGTGACCAACGAGCGCTGGGTTGATGCGGCCGAAACGCTACTGGGCGCCGCGCGCGATGCGCTGGTGGTCGAGCCGCGTCAGGCGCAGGAAGCCATCGCCCTGCTGCGCCGCCAGCGCCGCGACTATCCCGGCACCCAGATCGTCAACACGACGAAGACGGGCGAGGGCACGCAAAGCGCCACGGCGGGCAGCCTTGCCGACGTGATCGAGACGGACAATCCCCACGCGCGGGCCTTCATCAACCGCCGCCTCAACACCGTGCGCCGGGTCGAGACCGAGCAGGACCTGTTGCGGCACGACCGCGCCGTCACCCCGGATTGCCTCTTCGCCTCGGGCGGCTCGATCGAGAACCGCCGCCCCGCGCAGGTCCATCGGCTGGGCAAGGAAGCCAGCCGCAAGAACATCCCGGTGCTGGAAGAACTGGTCGCCGGGCAGGAGCGCTCGCTCGCCAGCAGCGAAGCGCAGGCAGGTGCGCTGAAGGCGCTGGTCGAGGACATCCAGCGTTTCCTCGATGTCGCCGGAAGCCGCAGCCTCGACGACCTCGAACGCGCCCGCCAGAGCACGGCTGAAAGCGTCGCCCAGATCCGCGACAATATCCGCACCCTCGAAGGCGAGCGCCCGGTCGAGATCCGCGAGCGGCTGGTCGGCCTCAGGGCGGACCTTGCCGAATACGAGGAGGAACTGAAGAACGATGAGAAGGCGCAGCGCGTCTCCGGCCACCTCGTCGGCAGCGCCGCCGAAAAGCTCGCGGTCGCGCGGGACGAGTTCGCCAAGGCCGAAGCGATGTTTGCCGAACGCGATGTCCTTGCCGCCGCCGAGCGGGAAGCCGCGCTGAGGGACTTCGATTTCCTGCTGGCCGAACATGGCAAGGTGCTGCCCGCCCTGCGTAACGCCGCGCAAGATCAGGCCGCCAAGGCCCGCACGCGGGTCAACCAGCTGCTGGGACAGGCGCCGCAAAAGGCCTATGCCTATGCCCACGATGCCGGGATCGCCGGACAGTTCGACCGCGAGGCCGGGCCCGAGGCGCAGCTGGCATGGCTGGAAGGCCAGCAGGCTTCCATCGTCAACAATACGCTGAGCGAATACCGCGATCAGGCGCAGGAAGCGCGGACCTCGATCGAGACCTCGCTGAAGACCGACATGCTGGTCAAGCTGCACGACCGGATCGAGGGCGCCAAGCGGCAGATTCGCACGCTCAACCGCAGCCTGCAACTGCGGCCGTTCCACGGCGAACTCTACCGCATCGAGGTGAAGCCGGACCGCTTCTATGCCGAGATCGTCGAGATCGCGCGGCGGGTGCAGCTCAACAGCATCGACGTCGGCGCGCTGTTCGAGGAGGGCGGCGCCACGTCGGCTCTCGAACCCAGCCTGATGAAGGGCGTCGAGCGCATCAAGCGCATGATCGACGAGGGCGAGAACGTCGAGCAGATCAGCGACTATCGCAACTATCTGCAATTCGAACTGGTGACGACGACGCTCGACGGCCAGCGCGTGACTTCGGACTATGCCAAGCGGCAGGGCAGTGGTTCGGGCGGCGAGAAGCAGGTGCCGTTCTACATCGCCATGGCCTGCGCGATGTCGAGCGTGTGCCATTCCACCGAGGACAATCGCGACAACCTTGGCCTTGGCATCATCCTGTTCGACGAGGCGTTCAACGCGCTCGACGGCGGTAACGTCAATTCATGCCTGGCGCTGCTGCGCGAGTTCAACCTCCAGGTCTTCGCCTGCGCGCCGATCGAGAAGCTGGGCGTGTTCATGGAGCAGATGGACACGGTGCTTTCCGTACGCCGCGTCGGCACCACGACGATGCTTTACGCCGACTATCTCAAGGACGAGGGGCGTACCAAGTTCCGGGAGGCCAACCCGGCAAACGAGCCGTTCGACCTGTTCAAGCAGCGCTTCGAGGAGGACCGGGCCGAAACGGGTGACGTTCGAAATGCGGAGCCGCAAGTCGTGACGTGA
- a CDS encoding DUF4194 domain-containing protein: MTAATLYDLEELLERPQNRDVSKEMMVRAADRLLAQQCLFRDDYNAAGTYDLVVRHAAYFRGLFDALGRDLVIRADEMMIELRPQESLSRTVLSVDETIVLLALRATFEQGVLTMSQEEFGHIETTSMEVMERYDQWVARPRPPWARVRKILDAFRRRRFIDLGDEIALENGVGITIRPSIRSVTGDAWQTRIEEWIAATQARLAAEAQGQLPGSHAEEAAPIEAREQEIAE, from the coding sequence ATGACCGCCGCCACGCTGTACGACCTTGAAGAGCTGCTGGAACGCCCGCAGAACCGCGATGTCTCCAAGGAGATGATGGTGCGCGCGGCGGATCGCCTGCTCGCCCAGCAATGCCTGTTCCGCGACGATTACAATGCCGCTGGCACCTACGACCTCGTCGTGCGCCACGCGGCCTATTTTCGCGGGCTGTTCGATGCGCTCGGGCGCGATCTGGTGATCCGGGCCGATGAGATGATGATCGAGCTGCGCCCGCAGGAGAGCCTTTCGCGCACCGTGCTTTCGGTCGACGAGACGATCGTGCTGCTGGCTTTGCGCGCCACGTTCGAACAGGGCGTGCTGACGATGAGCCAGGAGGAATTCGGCCACATCGAGACGACCTCGATGGAAGTGATGGAGCGCTATGACCAGTGGGTCGCCCGGCCGCGTCCGCCATGGGCGCGCGTGCGCAAGATCCTAGACGCGTTCCGCCGCCGCCGCTTCATCGATCTGGGCGACGAGATCGCGCTGGAAAACGGCGTCGGCATCACCATCCGTCCCTCGATCCGCAGCGTGACCGGCGATGCCTGGCAGACCCGCATCGAGGAATGGATCGCCGCGACGCAGGCAAGGCTCGCCGCCGAGGCGCAAGGGCAATTGCCCGGGAGCCATGCGGAAGAAGCAGCCCCGATTGAAGCGCGCGAACAGGAGATTGCGGAATGA
- a CDS encoding Wadjet anti-phage system protein JetA family protein translates to MQSGGTGENGQEKRDALFGHLPPSLFGVLSSPARRDYARLILWVYRAFFGENYADQVRKDDLVAFIATQIDRLSDIAEDFSSDAANADASQNPHNVYLRLKQAGWLVEHSRGYVQMVDLDASVSMLLETLSAIEEGEAVHFGGTIAALESVIERLGDNPLDKASSLADAALRARRFQQHLSAIIGNLRAHEQRIVSDPQPTRILASFFHFVEDVLISDYRVIKTTNNPFRHRNRIIQMISDYEHDPAVVTAFAQGYVAQGLAGSHEAALSKVRQHLAQVKRIFDAAEERLDDIDAFRSRLEQRIARTVSYMNEVDGSSLLRVTHLLRDVAAVPCDWEEPVEVPSELTDPVRHWGPESLASPTMRRPIAAPSPVRRAEVDPALIAYDQSQKVYLLQLAVTPQKIADYIERNLGAREGLDAGQFRIDSPEQALLLQGARQLDMFGNKELLRRFRVVHDPGRVVETDWSAFSAFRIERISPDYPSAEQ, encoded by the coding sequence ATGCAGAGCGGCGGTACTGGAGAAAATGGGCAGGAAAAGCGGGATGCGCTGTTCGGGCACCTGCCGCCCAGCCTTTTCGGGGTGCTGTCCTCGCCCGCGCGGCGTGACTATGCGCGCCTGATCCTCTGGGTCTACCGCGCGTTCTTCGGCGAGAACTACGCCGACCAGGTCCGCAAGGATGATCTTGTCGCCTTCATCGCCACCCAGATCGACCGGCTTTCCGACATTGCCGAGGACTTTTCGTCCGATGCCGCCAATGCCGATGCCAGCCAGAATCCGCACAACGTCTACCTCCGGCTGAAGCAGGCAGGCTGGCTGGTCGAGCATTCGCGCGGCTATGTGCAGATGGTCGATCTCGACGCCTCGGTCTCGATGCTGCTCGAAACGCTGAGCGCGATCGAGGAGGGCGAGGCGGTCCACTTCGGCGGGACCATCGCCGCGCTCGAAAGCGTGATCGAGCGGCTGGGCGACAATCCGCTCGACAAGGCATCCTCGCTGGCGGACGCGGCCTTGCGTGCGCGGCGGTTCCAGCAGCACCTTTCGGCGATCATCGGCAATTTGCGCGCGCACGAGCAGCGCATTGTTTCCGACCCGCAGCCCACGCGCATCCTGGCCAGTTTCTTCCACTTCGTGGAGGACGTGCTGATCTCGGATTACCGGGTCATCAAGACCACCAACAATCCGTTCCGCCACCGTAACCGGATCATCCAGATGATATCCGACTACGAGCATGATCCTGCCGTGGTGACGGCCTTTGCGCAGGGCTACGTGGCGCAGGGGCTGGCGGGAAGCCACGAGGCGGCGCTGTCGAAGGTCCGGCAGCATCTGGCGCAAGTGAAGCGGATCTTCGATGCGGCGGAGGAACGGCTCGACGATATCGACGCCTTCCGCAGCCGCCTCGAACAGCGGATTGCCCGCACCGTCAGCTACATGAACGAGGTCGATGGTTCGAGCCTGCTTCGGGTCACGCACCTGCTGCGCGATGTGGCCGCCGTGCCCTGCGACTGGGAGGAGCCTGTCGAGGTTCCGTCCGAACTCACCGATCCGGTACGGCACTGGGGGCCGGAAAGCCTTGCCTCGCCGACGATGCGGCGGCCGATCGCGGCGCCCAGCCCGGTGCGCCGGGCCGAGGTCGATCCTGCGCTTATTGCCTACGACCAGTCGCAGAAGGTCTATCTGCTGCAACTGGCGGTCACGCCGCAGAAGATCGCTGATTACATCGAGCGCAATCTGGGCGCGCGCGAGGGGCTGGATGCGGGCCAGTTCCGTATCGACAGCCCCGAGCAGGCGTTGCTGCTGCAAGGCGCCCGCCAGCTCGACATGTTTGGCAACAAGGAACTGCTGCGGCGCTTCCGCGTGGTCCACGATCCGGGCCGCGTCGTCGAGACTGACTGGTCGGCCTTTTCCGCCTTCCGCATCGAACGCATTTCCCCCGATTACCCGAGTGCAGAACAATGA
- a CDS encoding cysteine hydrolase family protein — MRSFVIVVDMQRDFVEASGALPVPDAEAIVAPMQQWLAALTPAETAGVLLTFDTHDPVTYAASSEARQFPIHCDKATPGWQSVLDIAAVDAGIPVYTLDKGVFDMWAEPGLELVTEQGTRIERDLFFGTLVASGIDSVTVVGVAADFCVRWAVEGLVTRGFAVAVPRALTRGIVSGVDAVFAQNPEVAVV; from the coding sequence ATGCGCAGTTTCGTAATCGTCGTCGACATGCAGCGCGATTTTGTCGAAGCCTCTGGCGCGCTGCCGGTGCCGGATGCCGAGGCCATCGTAGCGCCCATGCAGCAATGGCTTGCCGCGCTGACGCCTGCGGAAACGGCCGGCGTGCTGCTGACCTTCGACACGCATGATCCGGTGACTTATGCCGCCTCCAGCGAGGCCCGGCAGTTTCCGATCCACTGCGACAAGGCGACGCCGGGCTGGCAGAGCGTGCTCGACATTGCCGCCGTGGATGCGGGCATTCCTGTCTATACGCTCGACAAGGGGGTGTTCGACATGTGGGCGGAGCCCGGCCTGGAACTGGTGACGGAACAGGGCACGCGCATAGAGCGGGACCTGTTTTTCGGGACCTTGGTGGCATCGGGGATCGACAGCGTCACGGTCGTCGGTGTCGCCGCCGACTTTTGCGTGCGCTGGGCGGTAGAGGGGCTGGTCACGCGCGGGTTTGCAGTTGCAGTGCCAAGGGCGCTGACGCGCGGGATCGTCAGCGGTGTCGATGCCGTGTTTGCGCAAAACCCCGAGGTGGCGGTGGTGTAG
- a CDS encoding adenylosuccinate synthetase has product MRAQAVIGASYGDEGKGRTVDWLAASLGPEVVVVRSNGGAQAGHTVETGGQRHVFHHIGSAAFRGAATHFSRFMVSHPILLAEECAALGAKGLAPLITADPRGWVTTPWDMMVNQAAELARGKRRHGSCGLGFGETVGRCQQTAFALTVADLWSADLRGKLHAIRSAWLGARAAELGLDPHGGPLEHASADGVLERFLDQCAAFRSRVELSGDAVLGRQGTVIFEAAQGLLLDQGAEGFPFVTRSSTGLANIAAIAGEAGISALEVTYATRCYLTRHGRGPMEDERAIDGWFVVEDATNHANPWQETLRFGLLCPERLGERIAADLGLGRGLGGELAITASLALTCLDQARGGCLAWLEQGTVVTGDADALAAKLVAAAGLPLAVQFASPNNDFTAQYR; this is encoded by the coding sequence ATGCGCGCGCAGGCGGTGATCGGCGCCAGCTACGGTGACGAGGGCAAGGGGCGCACGGTCGACTGGCTCGCTGCCTCGCTTGGCCCGGAGGTGGTCGTGGTGCGCAGCAATGGCGGTGCGCAGGCCGGGCACACGGTCGAGACCGGCGGGCAGCGGCACGTGTTCCACCATATCGGCTCGGCGGCATTTCGCGGCGCGGCCACGCATTTCTCTCGCTTCATGGTGTCGCACCCGATCCTGCTCGCCGAGGAGTGCGCGGCGCTGGGCGCCAAGGGCCTCGCACCCCTTATCACCGCCGATCCGCGCGGCTGGGTGACGACGCCCTGGGACATGATGGTCAACCAGGCGGCCGAACTGGCGCGCGGCAAGAGGCGGCACGGCAGCTGCGGCCTCGGGTTCGGGGAGACGGTGGGGCGCTGCCAGCAGACGGCCTTTGCACTCACTGTCGCCGATCTGTGGAGCGCGGATCTGCGCGGCAAATTGCACGCGATCCGGAGTGCATGGTTGGGCGCTCGGGCAGCCGAACTGGGCCTCGATCCGCATGGCGGCCCGCTGGAACATGCATCGGCGGATGGCGTGCTGGAGCGTTTCCTGGACCAATGCGCCGCCTTCCGCTCACGCGTGGAACTCTCCGGTGATGCCGTGCTCGGCAGGCAGGGGACGGTGATCTTCGAGGCGGCGCAGGGGCTGCTGCTCGATCAGGGAGCCGAGGGGTTCCCCTTTGTTACCCGCTCCAGCACGGGGCTGGCCAATATCGCCGCGATTGCCGGCGAGGCGGGGATTTCCGCGCTCGAGGTGACTTACGCCACGCGTTGCTATCTGACCCGGCACGGGCGCGGGCCGATGGAGGATGAACGTGCCATCGATGGGTGGTTCGTGGTGGAGGATGCCACCAACCATGCCAACCCCTGGCAGGAGACGCTGCGGTTCGGCTTGCTCTGCCCCGAACGGCTGGGCGAACGCATTGCCGCCGATCTCGGGCTGGGTCGCGGCCTGGGCGGGGAACTGGCGATCACCGCTTCGCTGGCCCTGACCTGCCTTGATCAGGCGCGGGGCGGGTGTCTCGCCTGGCTTGAGCAGGGCACGGTTGTCACTGGGGATGCCGATGCACTTGCGGCAAAACTGGTGGCGGCGGCGGGCTTGCCGCTTGCCGTGCAGTTCGCCTCGCCTAACAATGATTTCACAGCCCAATACCGATGA
- a CDS encoding NUDIX hydrolase: protein MNNQSDRPILTVDVVPLTLANGRLCVLRAVRPEAPFAGRAALIGGYVHTDEDRHLGDSARRVLAAKAGLSALYVEQLSTFSGPNRDPRGWSASVAYFSLSPLAALQPALEVPGLELVPANEAGGMPFDHDTILAAALARLRGKGAYSDLPARFLEAEFTLAELHTVYEIALGEALNIDAFRRKVMERGFIEESGAKRREPGANRPSLLYRLKAGHAVFDRRM, encoded by the coding sequence ATGAACAATCAATCTGATCGACCGATCCTGACTGTCGACGTCGTGCCCCTGACACTCGCAAATGGCCGTCTCTGCGTGCTGCGCGCAGTGCGTCCCGAGGCCCCGTTCGCGGGCCGCGCGGCGCTGATCGGCGGTTACGTCCACACCGACGAGGACCGCCATCTCGGCGATAGCGCCCGCCGCGTGCTGGCCGCCAAGGCCGGGCTCAGCGCACTCTACGTGGAGCAGCTATCCACCTTTTCCGGTCCCAATCGCGATCCGCGCGGCTGGTCTGCCAGCGTCGCCTATTTCTCGCTTTCGCCGCTCGCCGCGCTGCAACCGGCGCTGGAGGTCCCCGGCCTCGAACTGGTGCCTGCGAACGAGGCGGGCGGCATGCCGTTCGACCATGACACGATCCTCGCCGCCGCGCTGGCGCGGCTGCGCGGCAAGGGCGCCTATTCCGACCTGCCCGCGCGTTTTCTGGAGGCGGAGTTCACCCTCGCCGAGTTGCACACGGTCTACGAGATCGCGCTTGGCGAAGCGCTCAACATCGATGCCTTCCGCCGCAAGGTGATGGAGCGTGGTTTCATCGAGGAAAGCGGCGCCAAACGCCGCGAGCCCGGCGCCAATAGGCCCTCCCTGCTCTATCGGCTGAAAGCGGGTCACGCGGTGTTCGACCGCCGGATGTAA